A stretch of the Sulfolobus acidocaldarius SUSAZ genome encodes the following:
- a CDS encoding amidophosphoribosyltransferase, with product MISKIKEHCGIVGIHNVPNAPRIVYETLKFLQHRGQESAGITFLDKDRLSTVKGLGLVEDALDPIILKSSNFSIGHVRYSTTGRGVIDEAQPLSDGKIALAFNGTIPNYINYNVRIDTEFIYEVLKNQEDIRQGIRKLVDLADGGYSLVVLTNKGELIGLRDPKGFRPLVLGKLGSGYIIASEDSAIRQLGGIVVRDVKPGEMIYIKNGSIESEIVARDEVHFCSFEYIYFSRADSIIDGVSVYRARVRLGEILAENHSVKVDIVVPVPESSVPIALGFSRKSGIPLEYGLVRTSVSKRSFIMPSQDKRESIVEEKFGVVGEVVRNKKIVLIDDSIVRGTTMKKLVKLIRENGASEVHVRIGSPMIKYPCYMGIDFPNKKELIANDKNEMEIAKSIGADSVEYLSIDEMIKAIGRQDLCHACFSGIYPLKHSYDFSKLSVSMKG from the coding sequence GTGATTAGCAAGATAAAGGAACATTGCGGAATAGTTGGAATTCATAATGTTCCCAATGCACCAAGAATTGTATATGAGACTTTGAAGTTTCTCCAACATAGAGGTCAGGAATCGGCTGGAATAACATTCCTCGATAAGGATCGACTTAGCACTGTTAAGGGACTAGGACTTGTGGAAGATGCATTAGACCCAATAATTCTTAAATCATCGAACTTCTCTATTGGTCACGTAAGATACTCAACTACAGGACGGGGAGTAATAGATGAAGCTCAACCTCTAAGCGACGGCAAAATCGCTCTAGCGTTTAATGGAACTATTCCAAATTATATTAATTATAACGTAAGAATTGATACTGAATTCATTTATGAAGTACTGAAAAACCAAGAAGATATAAGACAAGGGATAAGAAAATTAGTAGACTTAGCAGATGGTGGTTATTCCTTAGTTGTCTTAACCAATAAGGGTGAACTAATCGGTTTAAGAGATCCTAAAGGCTTTAGACCTTTGGTTTTAGGGAAATTAGGCTCAGGCTATATTATAGCGTCTGAAGATTCTGCAATAAGACAGTTGGGAGGAATAGTGGTTAGAGATGTTAAACCCGGTGAGATGATATACATCAAGAATGGTTCAATTGAAAGCGAGATTGTAGCTAGGGACGAAGTTCATTTTTGTTCCTTTGAGTATATTTACTTCTCTAGGGCTGACTCAATAATAGACGGAGTTTCAGTCTATAGGGCTAGAGTGAGGTTAGGTGAGATATTAGCTGAGAACCATTCAGTAAAAGTAGATATTGTGGTTCCTGTACCGGAGTCCTCAGTACCAATTGCCCTAGGATTTTCGAGAAAATCCGGGATTCCTCTCGAATATGGATTAGTTAGAACATCAGTATCTAAGAGATCTTTTATAATGCCTTCCCAGGATAAGAGGGAAAGTATTGTTGAGGAGAAATTCGGAGTTGTTGGTGAGGTAGTAAGAAACAAGAAAATTGTATTAATAGATGATTCTATAGTTAGAGGTACAACAATGAAAAAATTAGTGAAACTAATTAGAGAAAATGGTGCAAGTGAGGTTCATGTGAGAATTGGTTCACCTATGATCAAGTATCCCTGCTATATGGGTATAGACTTTCCGAACAAGAAGGAATTAATCGCAAATGATAAAAACGAGATGGAGATTGCAAAGTCCATTGGAGCAGATTCTGTTGAATACCTCTCTATAGATGAGATGATTAAGGCAATTGGTAGACAAGATTTATGTCACGCATGTTTTTCAGGTATATATCCTCTTAAACATTCGTATGATTTTTCTAAACTCAGTGTAAGTATGAAAGGGTGA
- a CDS encoding phosphoribosylaminoimidazole-succinocarboxamide synthase, with the protein MEPKRVAEGKTKIVYEFDPEHYLLRFKDSITAGDGARKDELPGKGILNAQTSALFFRLLEKNDIRTHYVGMYDEKTMIVTKLKMIPVEVVLRNIATGSIVKRLPIKEGEVFDPPIVEFFLKDDLRHDPLLNYSHLQYFNLLTRKEAEIVEEVIVKVNVVMKNFLKERGLVLYDLKLEFGKDKDNNLIVGDEITLDSMRVRDEKTNKILDKDLYRKGESLEVVKKAYEDFFNLISR; encoded by the coding sequence ATGGAACCTAAGAGGGTCGCAGAGGGAAAAACAAAAATAGTTTATGAATTTGATCCTGAGCATTATCTTCTTAGATTTAAAGATAGTATAACAGCAGGGGACGGTGCTAGAAAAGATGAACTTCCGGGTAAAGGTATTTTAAATGCTCAAACTTCAGCGCTGTTCTTCAGATTATTAGAGAAGAACGATATCAGAACTCATTACGTTGGTATGTATGACGAAAAAACGATGATAGTTACTAAATTGAAGATGATTCCAGTAGAGGTAGTTCTAAGAAACATCGCAACTGGAAGCATAGTAAAGAGATTACCTATAAAAGAGGGAGAGGTATTTGATCCTCCAATAGTGGAATTTTTCCTTAAAGACGATTTAAGGCATGACCCATTATTAAATTACTCTCACTTACAGTACTTCAACTTGTTAACCAGGAAGGAAGCTGAAATAGTCGAGGAAGTGATAGTTAAGGTAAATGTTGTAATGAAAAACTTCCTTAAAGAGAGGGGTTTGGTCTTATACGATTTGAAGCTCGAGTTCGGAAAAGATAAAGATAACAATTTGATTGTTGGAGACGAGATAACGCTTGATTCAATGAGAGTTAGAGATGAAAAAACAAACAAAATTTTAGATAAAGACTTGTACAGAAAAGGCGAGTCATTAGAGGTAGTAAAGAAAGCATACGAAGACTTCTTTAACTTGATATCAAGGTGA
- a CDS encoding phosphoribosylformylglycinamidine synthase (With PurL and PurS catalyzes the conversion of formylglycinamide ribonucleotide, ATP, and glutamine to formylglycinamidine ribonucleotide, ADP, and glutamate in the fourth step of the purine biosynthetic pathway) — translation MRVAVIKFPGTTCEIDVYKALKEVGVESEIVRHKDFDPDNFKAVIIPGGFSFGDYLRAGSIAASTETMKKIKEMADAGKVVIGICNGFQILVESGILQGALLPNLNLRFLSKWVYLKVNRFDTVLTRGLTKTVVRVPIAHAEGRYYHNDSEMAKRIAVFLYSDENGNVDDKNNPNGSIYNIAGIANESGNVIGMMPHPERASFNLTSPDGETDGLLLLRGLKRIEA, via the coding sequence GTGAGGGTAGCGGTAATTAAGTTCCCAGGAACCACTTGCGAGATTGATGTCTACAAAGCTCTTAAAGAGGTAGGGGTAGAAAGCGAAATAGTTAGACATAAGGACTTTGATCCTGATAACTTTAAGGCAGTAATTATCCCAGGTGGATTCAGCTTCGGAGATTATCTGAGAGCTGGGAGTATTGCTGCTAGTACAGAGACCATGAAAAAAATAAAAGAGATGGCAGATGCTGGAAAAGTAGTTATCGGAATCTGTAATGGTTTTCAGATCTTGGTGGAAAGTGGGATACTTCAGGGTGCATTATTACCTAACCTGAATTTACGTTTCTTGAGCAAATGGGTTTATCTGAAGGTAAATAGGTTTGATACTGTTCTCACCAGAGGTTTAACTAAAACTGTAGTTAGAGTACCCATAGCTCACGCTGAAGGGAGATATTACCATAATGACTCTGAGATGGCAAAAAGAATTGCAGTTTTTCTCTACTCTGATGAGAATGGTAACGTTGATGATAAAAATAATCCTAATGGCTCTATCTATAACATTGCAGGTATAGCCAATGAGAGTGGTAATGTTATAGGTATGATGCCTCATCCTGAAAGAGCCTCTTTCAATTTAACGTCTCCAGACGGGGAGACAGATGGTTTATTACTATTAAGGGGGTTGAAAAGAATTGAGGCTTAG
- a CDS encoding methionyl-tRNA synthetase codes for MSEITIDDFAKMDLRVGIVKEAERIEGTKLLRLIVDLGTETRQIISGIAEYYTPQELLGKKVVVIVNLKPRKIRGFESQGMILAAGCKEDEAKGIKPKILTVDGETPAGTKVC; via the coding sequence ATGAGCGAGATAACAATAGACGACTTCGCAAAAATGGATCTACGAGTGGGGATAGTTAAAGAAGCTGAAAGGATAGAAGGAACTAAATTACTAAGGTTAATTGTAGACCTAGGAACTGAAACTAGGCAGATAATAAGCGGAATCGCAGAGTATTATACACCACAGGAGCTATTGGGTAAAAAGGTTGTTGTCATAGTAAATTTGAAGCCTAGAAAAATAAGGGGATTTGAAAGTCAGGGAATGATACTAGCTGCTGGATGTAAAGAAGATGAAGCAAAAGGAATAAAACCTAAGATATTAACTGTAGACGGGGAGACTCCCGCAGGAACGAAAGTATGTTGA
- a CDS encoding phosphoribosylformylglycinamidine synthase: MRLSLSSQEMELVRKFLGREPKEEEWLVVDALWSEHCSYKSSKIFLRSFPSEGERVIMGIEDWQDAGALDVGDGWAVVLKLESHNHPSAIDPFNGAATGIGGIIRDIISKGARPIALLDMIRVGNLNNSRNRWLLKNIIAGIGFYGNSIGVPVVAGELAFDETYNDNPLVDVAGLGVVKKDKIVPSVVKEAGLKIVLVGLTGLDGLGGASFASRKLSGEDEIGAVQIADPFAGKIVLDVTIQIADKVEAIKDLGGGGLVVGITEMANGLGVEVELDKIPLRVKDLTPGEILVSETQERMVFAVKPERVKEVCEAFEYYEYPCAVIGEFTNDTSIRFLYKGKEVVNLPSSLLLNPPRYKWGVKKTKYSIYHEKPNINLEVAVKEILSYPDLVSKFWAYSQFDYEVGTSTVLKPGEADAGLISLPNGKLLAIKGDANPDLCAEDSYECGRYIVAEAYRNLATVGAKGIGVVDHLQFGDPKKPEVYYQFVEAVRGIAEASKYFGTPIVGGKVSFYNENREGKPIKPTPLVVMAGLVQDKFLRPKITEGASIIMIGFTREEMRGSLLGKIFGNYGDVPKTRLNEEFLSSELVIKAINDGKIIFAKDISKGGLVGALLPILVRGFGVSIDTNLIPSDSDDVISKLFSENGGRFIVLSEREDDINWLESQSRGIYVSKIGEVTREQYVMWLREGKKIDLTREVNNYYRYLEEVTSD, encoded by the coding sequence TTGAGGCTTAGTTTATCCTCTCAGGAAATGGAGCTAGTGAGGAAGTTTTTAGGAAGGGAGCCGAAAGAGGAGGAATGGTTAGTTGTAGATGCCCTATGGTCAGAGCATTGTTCATATAAATCATCAAAAATATTCTTGAGGAGTTTTCCCAGTGAGGGCGAAAGAGTAATAATGGGTATAGAGGATTGGCAAGACGCAGGGGCGTTAGACGTAGGGGACGGATGGGCTGTAGTCCTCAAACTGGAGAGCCATAATCATCCATCTGCCATTGATCCTTTTAACGGAGCAGCAACAGGAATTGGAGGAATAATACGAGATATAATCAGTAAAGGCGCTAGACCTATAGCCTTACTTGATATGATTAGGGTTGGTAATCTTAATAATTCAAGGAATAGATGGTTGTTAAAGAACATAATAGCAGGTATAGGATTTTATGGAAATAGTATAGGTGTTCCTGTAGTTGCAGGTGAACTAGCATTTGACGAAACGTATAATGATAATCCATTAGTTGATGTAGCTGGACTAGGTGTTGTAAAGAAGGATAAGATCGTACCAAGTGTAGTAAAAGAGGCAGGGCTAAAGATTGTTCTTGTTGGTTTAACTGGTCTGGATGGACTTGGAGGTGCATCCTTTGCATCTAGGAAACTTAGCGGAGAAGATGAGATAGGTGCGGTTCAGATTGCAGATCCCTTCGCTGGGAAAATAGTTTTAGATGTAACTATTCAAATCGCTGATAAGGTAGAGGCAATCAAGGACTTAGGTGGTGGTGGACTAGTTGTCGGAATCACTGAAATGGCTAACGGATTAGGTGTAGAGGTCGAACTGGACAAGATTCCCTTGCGTGTCAAGGATTTAACACCTGGAGAAATTCTAGTCTCCGAAACCCAGGAGAGAATGGTATTTGCTGTAAAACCAGAGAGAGTAAAGGAGGTTTGTGAAGCATTTGAGTATTATGAATATCCTTGCGCAGTTATTGGAGAGTTCACTAATGATACTAGTATTAGATTCTTATACAAGGGAAAAGAGGTTGTGAATTTACCCTCAAGTTTACTCTTGAATCCACCTAGATATAAGTGGGGTGTTAAAAAAACTAAGTACTCAATATACCATGAAAAACCTAATATAAACCTAGAAGTAGCTGTGAAGGAGATTCTATCTTATCCAGACCTTGTAAGCAAATTCTGGGCATATTCCCAGTTTGATTATGAGGTAGGAACATCTACAGTGCTCAAACCCGGTGAGGCTGATGCAGGCTTAATATCTTTACCAAATGGTAAGCTATTAGCAATCAAGGGTGATGCTAACCCTGATTTATGCGCAGAAGATTCCTATGAGTGTGGTAGATATATTGTAGCAGAGGCATATAGAAATCTAGCCACAGTGGGCGCTAAGGGGATAGGTGTTGTAGATCATTTACAGTTCGGAGATCCTAAGAAACCTGAAGTATACTATCAGTTTGTTGAGGCAGTAAGGGGTATAGCAGAGGCTTCAAAGTATTTCGGTACCCCTATAGTTGGGGGTAAGGTATCATTTTACAACGAAAATAGGGAGGGGAAACCAATTAAGCCAACACCCTTGGTTGTCATGGCTGGATTAGTACAAGACAAGTTTTTGAGACCTAAGATTACTGAGGGCGCGTCAATAATTATGATTGGATTTACCAGGGAGGAGATGAGAGGTTCCTTATTAGGTAAAATATTTGGGAATTATGGAGACGTGCCTAAGACTAGGTTAAATGAGGAATTTCTGTCAAGCGAACTTGTGATTAAGGCAATAAATGATGGGAAAATAATTTTCGCAAAAGACATTAGTAAAGGTGGTTTAGTAGGAGCGTTACTACCTATACTTGTAAGGGGATTTGGCGTCTCAATTGATACTAATTTAATACCTTCAGATAGCGATGACGTAATTTCCAAGCTATTTTCTGAGAATGGAGGAAGATTCATTGTTTTAAGTGAAAGAGAGGATGATATTAATTGGCTCGAAAGCCAAAGTAGAGGAATTTATGTATCTAAAATAGGAGAAGTCACTAGAGAACAATACGTAATGTGGCTAAGGGAAGGAAAGAAAATAGACCTGACTAGAGAAGTAAATAATTATTATAGATATCTAGAAGAGGTGACAAGTGATTAG
- a CDS encoding radical SAM protein: protein MKYWIIEIFTSIQGEGEVIGTPSNFVRLAGCHMRCVWCDTKYSWHKYDGKELSIQEIISKINVSVKTTTITGGEPLLQDIIPLAEELKKLEQRIVVETSGTIKPNQKLRELIDVFSVSPKLSNAGYRLKYNFKDDDWATYYKFVIVNPKTDIPEVIKFVEENRIDHRKVLLQPDGRRNDYVNALKELADSVMEFGLQFRVLPQLHRIISYR, encoded by the coding sequence GTGAAGTATTGGATAATTGAGATATTCACATCGATTCAGGGAGAAGGAGAAGTAATTGGTACACCATCTAACTTCGTTAGATTAGCAGGATGTCATATGCGTTGCGTATGGTGTGATACCAAGTACTCTTGGCATAAATATGATGGTAAAGAGTTAAGCATTCAGGAGATTATCTCGAAAATTAACGTCTCGGTAAAGACTACGACTATAACAGGTGGAGAGCCCCTTCTACAAGACATAATCCCTTTAGCTGAAGAGTTAAAAAAACTAGAACAGAGGATAGTAGTAGAAACTAGTGGAACTATAAAGCCTAACCAAAAATTAAGAGAACTAATAGATGTTTTCTCTGTATCCCCTAAGTTAAGTAATGCAGGTTATAGATTAAAGTATAACTTTAAGGACGACGACTGGGCTACCTATTATAAATTTGTCATAGTTAATCCCAAGACCGATATACCTGAAGTAATAAAATTTGTAGAAGAAAACAGGATAGATCACAGAAAGGTTTTACTCCAGCCTGATGGAAGAAGGAACGATTATGTAAATGCCTTAAAGGAGTTAGCTGATTCTGTAATGGAATTTGGTCTCCAGTTTAGAGTCCTCCCCCAACTTCATAGAATCATTAGCTACAGATAA
- a CDS encoding GTP-binding protein yields MLNPFEKISIPNDPETVIKTILNRIPKINGNTPKDREIRRIKYVVEQVRKYRVFLDTFPKIDNLHPFYRELLEITSGDIGHFQRCLSAIKKSVLLAEKLSDEYISLIKRDSQNRPNKYMRQYVGRVFSVLRKRKECIDLVIRISKELKKLQTIDPYLPTIIVAGPPNVGKSSLVSKISSAKPEIASYPFTTKEIHVGHITSGILTVQVIDTPGILDRPMKDRNVVELKAINAIKNLNGIILFLFDASNSSMYTHKEQLDLYREIIGLGKVVIPVINKIDDLNEELYNAIKNEIKNEQIFEISAEKNAGINELLNYALKLLSKQSEVLDN; encoded by the coding sequence ATGTTGAATCCTTTTGAGAAAATTTCAATACCAAATGATCCTGAAACAGTTATAAAAACAATCCTTAACAGAATTCCAAAAATCAATGGAAATACTCCAAAGGACAGAGAAATAAGGAGAATAAAATATGTTGTGGAACAAGTTAGGAAATATCGTGTTTTTTTAGACACTTTTCCAAAAATAGATAATCTTCACCCCTTCTATAGAGAACTTTTGGAAATAACTTCAGGAGATATAGGACATTTTCAAAGATGCCTATCTGCAATTAAGAAAAGTGTATTATTAGCTGAGAAACTTTCAGATGAATATATCTCGCTCATAAAGAGGGATTCACAAAATAGACCAAATAAATATATGAGACAATACGTCGGAAGAGTCTTCTCCGTACTAAGGAAGAGGAAGGAGTGTATTGACTTAGTAATTAGAATTTCTAAGGAATTAAAGAAATTACAGACCATCGATCCCTATTTGCCTACAATAATAGTTGCAGGACCACCCAATGTTGGTAAAAGCAGCTTAGTGAGTAAAATATCCTCAGCTAAACCTGAGATAGCATCATACCCATTTACCACCAAGGAGATACATGTTGGACATATAACATCTGGTATATTAACTGTCCAAGTTATAGATACGCCAGGGATATTAGATAGACCTATGAAAGACAGAAACGTGGTAGAGTTAAAGGCTATTAATGCGATTAAGAACTTAAATGGCATAATCCTGTTCTTATTTGACGCATCAAACTCATCAATGTATACTCATAAGGAACAACTTGATCTATATAGAGAAATAATCGGCTTAGGAAAAGTGGTCATTCCAGTGATCAATAAGATTGATGACCTGAATGAGGAACTTTATAACGCTATAAAAAATGAAATAAAAAATGAACAAATTTTTGAAATAAGTGCAGAGAAGAACGCTGGAATAAATGAACTTTTAAACTACGCTCTTAAACTATTATCGAAACAGAGTGAAGTATTGGATAATTGA